In Desulfomonile tiedjei DSM 6799, a genomic segment contains:
- the tgt gene encoding tRNA guanosine(34) transglycosylase Tgt: protein MSFAFEVLHRDAGSAARLGRMTIRGIEVPTPAFMPVGTRGVVKTLSSQEIKDFGYKIILSNAYHLYLRPGHKLVEQLGGLHRFMNWDGLILTDSGGFQVFSLARLRKLTDEGVLFQSHIDGSSHLFTPELCIEVQEALGSDIIMCLDDVRGYPATREEALEALLRTTRWAALCLGAKKRVDPALFGIVQGAMYPDLRRLSAESLADLNLDGYAVGGLSVGEPRELMVEMFEVTLPLIFEAVPRYVMGVGKPQDIIDGVLRGADLFDCVLPTRNARNGTLYTSHGSVNIRNSRYRDDPRPIDPQCQCLLCSSYSRAYLRHLFQEREIFGLRLATLHNLSFYYHMMENIRIAITQNRLHSLARDFSVQMEETDD, encoded by the coding sequence ATGAGCTTTGCTTTTGAAGTGCTTCATCGTGACGCGGGCAGTGCGGCTCGGCTGGGTCGAATGACGATCCGCGGCATCGAGGTACCGACTCCTGCTTTCATGCCGGTTGGTACCCGGGGCGTAGTGAAGACCCTTTCTTCTCAGGAAATTAAGGATTTCGGATACAAGATAATTCTGAGCAATGCATACCACCTCTACCTTCGTCCGGGTCACAAACTGGTGGAGCAGCTTGGGGGATTGCATCGCTTCATGAATTGGGACGGTTTGATTCTCACGGATAGCGGCGGGTTTCAGGTGTTCAGCCTTGCGCGGTTGAGGAAACTCACGGACGAGGGGGTGCTTTTTCAATCGCACATAGACGGCAGCTCTCACCTTTTCACCCCGGAACTATGCATTGAGGTGCAGGAGGCTCTGGGATCCGACATTATTATGTGCCTTGACGATGTACGGGGATATCCGGCAACTCGAGAAGAAGCCCTTGAAGCGCTTCTCAGGACGACCCGCTGGGCGGCATTGTGCTTAGGAGCCAAAAAAAGGGTTGACCCTGCCTTATTCGGCATAGTACAAGGGGCGATGTACCCGGACCTCAGGAGGTTGAGCGCCGAGAGCTTGGCCGACCTGAATCTGGATGGATATGCCGTCGGCGGATTGAGCGTCGGGGAACCCCGTGAGCTTATGGTGGAAATGTTTGAGGTGACGTTGCCTCTGATTTTTGAAGCGGTTCCTCGATACGTTATGGGTGTCGGAAAGCCTCAGGACATTATAGATGGGGTCCTGCGGGGGGCCGACCTGTTCGATTGTGTGCTCCCCACGCGAAATGCCCGAAACGGTACGCTCTACACCTCGCACGGATCGGTTAACATCAGAAATTCCCGATATCGTGACGATCCCCGCCCGATAGATCCCCAGTGCCAATGCCTGTTGTGCAGTAGTTATTCCAGAGCCTATTTAAGGCATCTTTTTCAGGAACGAGAGATCTTCGGTCTCCGGCTTGCGACTTTGCACAATCTGAGCTTTTATTATCATATGATGGAAAATATAAGGATAGCAATTACGCAAAATCGTTTACACTCTCTCGCACGAGATTTCTCGGTACAAATGGAGGAGACCGATGATTGA